CTTCATCCAAAATGAGAATGGGAGGATTTTTGAGGAAAACACGCGCAAGAGCAATACGTTGGCGCTGACCACCGGAAAGTTTCACGCCGCGTTCTCCAACGAAAGCATCAAACCCCTTGCGCCCTTTATTGTCTTCAAGGTTTTCAATAAACTCCAGCGCGTGCGCTCGTTGGGCAGCTTTACGAACGTCGTCCATTGTGGCGTTGTCTCTGCCAAGTGAGATGTTGTCGAAAATGGATCGATGAAACAGAGATGTATCTTGTGTTACAAGCCCGATCTGCGCCCGTAATGACTCTTGCGTCACGCTCCGAACATCCTGATGATCGATGGTTATTGCGCCCGCTTCAACATCATACATACGGAGCAGCAGGTTCACGATTGTTGACTTCCCCGCCCCGGAATATCCAACAATTCCAACCTTTTCGCCCGATTTAACAGCAAAGCTCAGGTCTTTGACGATGGCCTGTTGCTGGCCATACGCAAAGTGAACATCGTCGAACTGGATGGCCCCACTGGAGCACACAAACTCTCGTGCATCTGGAGCATCGCGCAGGCCATAGGGTTTAGAAATGATACCGATTGCAGACTTAAACGTCCCGTAACCTCTGAACAGCCCTGTGATTTGAGAGAGGACCTCAAAAAGCTTACTTTCCAAGCGGATCACAAACCCAAGAACAATAGCAATCTCACCTGTTGTGAGGGATCCCCACTGCCACAAAAGCAAGCTAGACGCGCCCATGACACCCATTGCAGCAGCCCCTAAAATGGTCACTGATAGCCGGGAGTTTGTTATTTCGCATTTGAAGAGGAAAACAGCCTCTCGAAATTCCTCCATTTGTTTTCTGAAATGCCTCAGAGCTCCCTTATCTCCCTGAAACAACTTCACTGTTTGAATGTTGGAGTAGATATCGACGACTGTACCACTCACAATATGAGCACTGTCTGCACCGATCTTGGCAGTCGTTTTGATATGTGGGATGTGGTGTTTTGCAACCAGTGCAAAGAGCAGCAGCCAGACTAACATCAAACCACCCATGACAGGGTGCAACCAGCTCAACGCAAGAACAATGGTTCCAGCAAAGATGATGTTTGGGAATACAACAGCAGCGACTGTAGAATACACATCAGCGACTTCGCGCCCGCCCATCCATGTTTTGCTGGCAAGGTTGCCTGCAAACTCCTTTTGGAAAAACGTCATATCCTGCCCGATGAGTCTCTTGAAAAATGATACTCGCGTGGCCGTTTGAATATTCGTGTGCAGACCAAGAGATAGCAGGGCTGCATATAGATAGGAAAACAGGGGTCGCAAGACGACAAAACAGATGCCTGCACCTATAATAACCAGCTGATTTTGTTCCCAAAAACCATCTGATCCACTCACCTCCAACGCATCTACCAGATAACCAACAAAGGAGAGAAGCAGCACTGTCAGAGTGCTTTCAATGAAGATGGCTAAGGACAGGTAAGCCGTTTGCCGGGGGTACAGAAACAACAATGCGACCAGATG
The window above is part of the Pseudovibrio sp. Tun.PSC04-5.I4 genome. Proteins encoded here:
- a CDS encoding ABC transporter ATP-binding protein; the encoded protein is MSSIYRWIMNLADPFDPPNVDWEGKTHFQHLVALLFLYPRQTAYLSLAIFIESTLTVLLLSFVGYLVDALEVSGSDGFWEQNQLVIIGAGICFVVLRPLFSYLYAALLSLGLHTNIQTATRVSFFKRLIGQDMTFFQKEFAGNLASKTWMGGREVADVYSTVAAVVFPNIIFAGTIVLALSWLHPVMGGLMLVWLLLFALVAKHHIPHIKTTAKIGADSAHIVSGTVVDIYSNIQTVKLFQGDKGALRHFRKQMEEFREAVFLFKCEITNSRLSVTILGAAAMGVMGASSLLLWQWGSLTTGEIAIVLGFVIRLESKLFEVLSQITGLFRGYGTFKSAIGIISKPYGLRDAPDAREFVCSSGAIQFDDVHFAYGQQQAIVKDLSFAVKSGEKVGIVGYSGAGKSTIVNLLLRMYDVEAGAITIDHQDVRSVTQESLRAQIGLVTQDTSLFHRSIFDNISLGRDNATMDDVRKAAQRAHALEFIENLEDNKGRKGFDAFVGERGVKLSGGQRQRIALARVFLKNPPILILDEATSALDTKLDADIQDILNEVMKDKTTLAIAHRLTTVARMDRLIVMDKGQIAEAGTHAELLVKGGLYAELWENQFYGVKGGVTASTNSATTVDL